The stretch of DNA GCATGTTCCTGATAAATGCCAACGTTGCGATACGACAATAAATAGTACTTGAACGAACGCAACTCGATACAATCCTTTTTCGGAATATAATTAACCGTGATGACAGCAAAATCCGGCAAACCCGACCATGGACACACTGCCGTAAACTCGTCCGTCTCAATGTTGATGACAATATCATTTCCCGCGTATTCATACGGAAATGTGTCAAGCACACCAGCATCAATCTTGCTGGTATCATCAAAGTCGAACCGTTTATCCAGAGGTTGCGGCTGATTTTTAGTCAATTGTTTTTTACTCATAATCTGGTTAATTTGGGTGCGTTGTTGTTGTCAGTTCGTTTTAAATATACAAGTTTTTTTTCGCGAAACCACACACTTTTATGAATAATTCCTTTCATCTCCCTCTTATTATTTTTCTTATTCTCCTGTTCATTGTCGGATGTGCTACCACAAAACCAATTGCCATCAAACCGAATGAACACATAGAAATTGGCTGGACTCCGCGTGCCGTTCTCGAGACAAAGACATACCCATGGTTTGATTCGAACTACGTGGCATATAAACCAAACGGCGAAATATTTTCCCAACTTAAATCTATTCAGGATAGTCTTTCATTTCTTGTGATTTACGGAACGTGGTGCAGTGACAGCAAAAGGGAACTCCCACGCTTTTTCAAAATAATGGATTCGATGAACGTCAAGCCGGAACAGATTATTCTCTACGCAGTTGACCGAACGAAAATGTACCCTCCCGGAATTCCACAGGAATATAATCCGACGCATGTTCCGACATTCATTTTGAAATACAGAGGCATGGAAGTCGGAAGAATTATCGAAGCCCCAAAAGGGACATTAGAACAAGACATGTTCAACCAATTATTTCCTCTAACGCAATAACTACTCATGGTTGGTGAGTTTCTCAAACGCGCTGATAAGTTAATCAAAGAGGCAAACTTTGATGGCGCAGACTATGAAGTTGAGCGCGCACTTCAGATGGAGCCGAATAACGTGTATGCGCTCGCGTACCGTGACAGGATAAAAGACGCCCGTCGCCTTCATGACGAGAAGAAAAAACGTGAAGACGAAGAACGGAAAGTTCAGGAGGAAGCGCTACGCACGGCAAAAGAACAGATAAGAATAATCACTCCTCAACCACAGCCCGAACCTGTTCAACAACATCACCGAATTGCCACAGCCAAAGAGATTGACCGGTATAAAAAAATATTAGTTGATGCCTGGAGAGACGGACTTATTACTGCTCAGGAAATAGCAGTGTTGAAAAGAGTCAGAATTGATTTAAGCATCACGGAAGAGGTTCATCATACATTGGAGCGGGAAGTAAAACTCGAATGTTATGTTGATGCTGTGAGAAAAGCATGGCGCGACGGACTGATTTCCCCACTGAAAGCAGGAGCCTTAGACGGATTACGAAAAAAATATGGAATTTCAATAGAAGAACATCTCCATGTTGAAGGAAAGATTTTGTGGGAACTTCAACAGGGAACAAAAATCAGCGCCACACTTTTTCTTATTGATGATGAACAATTACTGCTGGGTGTTTTGAAAGATAGCCTACAACTCGCGGGCTTTTCTGTTCTGACCGCCACTACACCCGAAGAGGCTCTTCAAGAACTGCATAGCGTCGTGCCCGACCTTATCATCTGTGATATCCGTTTTGATAATTCAGATCTCGACGGTTTATTTATTTATGAACAAGTACGAAAAATGCCGGACCTCAACACGGTTCCCTTCATTTTCTTGTCCGGAGTTCGGGATGACCAAGTTTTGAAAACCGGGCTTGAATTAGGAGTAGATGATTTCCTGATGAAGC from Ignavibacteriota bacterium encodes:
- a CDS encoding thioredoxin family protein, encoding MNNSFHLPLIIFLILLFIVGCATTKPIAIKPNEHIEIGWTPRAVLETKTYPWFDSNYVAYKPNGEIFSQLKSIQDSLSFLVIYGTWCSDSKRELPRFFKIMDSMNVKPEQIILYAVDRTKMYPPGIPQEYNPTHVPTFILKYRGMEVGRIIEAPKGTLEQDMFNQLFPLTQ
- a CDS encoding response regulator — translated: MVGEFLKRADKLIKEANFDGADYEVERALQMEPNNVYALAYRDRIKDARRLHDEKKKREDEERKVQEEALRTAKEQIRIITPQPQPEPVQQHHRIATAKEIDRYKKILVDAWRDGLITAQEIAVLKRVRIDLSITEEVHHTLEREVKLECYVDAVRKAWRDGLISPLKAGALDGLRKKYGISIEEHLHVEGKILWELQQGTKISATLFLIDDEQLLLGVLKDSLQLAGFSVLTATTPEEALQELHSVVPDLIICDIRFDNSDLDGLFIYEQVRKMPDLNTVPFIFLSGVRDDQVLKTGLELGVDDFLMKPFNTETLLAVIEGKLKRYGELKKYRTTM
- the queF gene encoding NADPH-dependent 7-cyano-7-deazaguanine reductase QueF encodes the protein MSKKQLTKNQPQPLDKRFDFDDTSKIDAGVLDTFPYEYAGNDIVINIETDEFTAVCPWSGLPDFAVITVNYIPKKDCIELRSFKYYLLSYRNVGIYQEHAVNRILQDLVRCCKPKWMEVIADYNVRGGVHTVTTVEWGKK